The Panicum hallii strain FIL2 chromosome 9, PHallii_v3.1, whole genome shotgun sequence genome has a window encoding:
- the LOC112874621 gene encoding purple acid phosphatase 4-like, whose translation MAKGSDAMAAAAALTLLAAALCAPAAAELTRMEHPAKNDGSLSLLVVGDWGRKGTYNQSRVAEQMGKVGELLDIDFVISTGDNFYENGLTGTDDEAFEQSFTNIYTAKSLQKPWYLVLGNHDYRGDVLAQLSPVLQKIDNRFICMRSFIVNAEIVDFFFVDTTPFQLKYWTHPKDDHYDWRGVAPREKYLANLLKDLDEAMKKSTATWRVAVGHHTMRSVSDHGDTKELLQLLLPVLQANGVDFYINGHDHCLEHISSKNSPIQYFTSGGGSKAWRGVFQPNEDNLEFFYDGQGFMSLQLDHNQAEFTFYDVNGNVLYQYTRSSLRKTGHLQPSGYATEE comes from the exons ATGGCGAAGGGCAGcgacgccatggccgccgccgcggccctcaCCCTGCTGGCCGCGGCCCTgtgcgcgccggccgccgcggagCTGACCCGGATGGAGCACCCGGCCAAGAACGACGGGTCGCTCAGCCTGCTCGTCGTCGGCGACTGGGGCCGCAAGGGCACGTACAACCAATCTAGGGTCGCCGAGCAG ATGGGGAAGGTTGGGGAGCTGCTCGACATCGACTTCGTCATATCCACCGGCGACAACTTCTACGAGAACGGCCTGACGGGCACAGATGACGAGGCGTTCGAGCAATCCTTCACCAACATCTACACGGCGAAGAGCTTGCAGAAGCCGTGGTACCTCG TTCTGGGAAATCATGACTACAGGGGTGATGTGCTTGCACAGCTGAGTCCAGTCCTGCAAAAGATCGACAACCGATTCATTTGCATGAGGTCGTTTATTGTTAACGCAG AAATTGTGGATTTCTTCTTTGTTGACACCACTCCGTTTCAACTCAAGTACTGGACTCACCCTAAAGATGATCATTATGACTGGAGAGGAGTGGCGCCTCGAGAAAAATACTTAGCCAATTTGCTGAAG GATCTGGACGAGGCCATGAAGAAATCAACAGCAACGTGGAGGGTTGCCGTGGGCCATCATACCATGAGGAGTGTCAGTGATCATGGTGACACCAAGGAGCTTCTGCAGCTACTTCTTCCAGTCCTCCAG GCCAACGGCGTGGACTTCTACATCAACGGACACGACCACTGCCTGGAACATATTAGCAGCAAAAACAG CCCAATCCAATACTTCACGAGCGGAGGCGGTTCGAAAGCATGGAGAGGAGTGTTCCAGCCCAACGAAGACAACCTTGAGTTCTTCTATGATGGGCAAGGGTTCATGTCCCTCCAGCTCGATCACAACCAAGCTGAGTTCACCTTCTATGATGTCAATGGGAATGTGCTGTACCAATATACGCGGTCGAGCCTGAGGAAAACAGGCCACCTCCAGCCCTCCGGCTATGCCACCGAGGAATGA